The following proteins are co-located in the Gammaproteobacteria bacterium genome:
- a CDS encoding UDP-glucuronate decarboxylase, whose product MAKNILVTGGAGFLGSHLCDRLLNEGHDVLCIDNYFTGNKKNIEHLLKNPLFELLRHDVTFPLYVEVDEIYNLACPASPVHYQFDPVQTTKTSVHGAINMLGLAKRTKARILQASTSEIYGDPEVHPQTEDYWGRVNPIGPRSCYDEGKRCAETLFFDYHRQHHVDIKVVRIFNTYGPHMPPNDGRVVSNFIVQALQGKDLTIYGDGSQTRSFCYVDDLIDALVKMMESPAGFIGPVNLGNPGEYSMLELAQAVLRLTDSKSTIVFKPLPIDDPRQRRPDITLAKTHLNWEPKICLEDGLRLTIEYFKRHCPAIPFALK is encoded by the coding sequence ATGGCAAAGAATATTTTGGTTACCGGCGGCGCTGGCTTTCTGGGTTCGCACCTCTGTGATCGTTTACTAAATGAGGGGCACGATGTACTCTGCATTGATAATTACTTTACGGGTAACAAGAAGAATATCGAGCATTTATTGAAAAATCCGCTGTTTGAACTATTGCGTCATGACGTTACTTTTCCACTCTATGTCGAGGTAGATGAAATCTATAATCTGGCCTGCCCGGCCTCACCGGTCCATTATCAATTTGATCCAGTGCAGACGACGAAGACCAGCGTGCATGGTGCCATCAATATGCTCGGGCTCGCTAAACGAACCAAGGCACGCATCCTTCAGGCATCAACCTCGGAGATATACGGCGACCCCGAGGTCCATCCTCAAACGGAAGATTATTGGGGTCGCGTTAATCCGATTGGGCCGCGTAGCTGCTACGATGAAGGGAAACGATGCGCGGAGACCTTATTTTTTGACTATCACCGACAACATCACGTAGATATCAAAGTGGTGCGTATTTTTAATACCTATGGACCTCATATGCCGCCCAACGATGGGCGGGTGGTTAGCAATTTTATTGTACAGGCCCTACAGGGCAAAGACCTTACCATTTACGGTGACGGTTCGCAGACCCGTTCTTTTTGTTATGTCGATGATCTGATCGACGCTCTGGTGAAAATGATGGAGAGTCCAGCAGGATTTATTGGACCAGTTAATCTTGGCAATCCAGGGGAGTATTCAATGCTAGAATTGGCGCAGGCAGTTTTACGCCTCACTGATTCTAAATCTACTATCGTGTTTAAACCACTCCCCATCGACGACCCTAGGCAGCGTAGACCGGATATCACCTTGGCTAAAACTCACCTGAATTGGGAACCCAAGATTTGCCTAGAGGATGGATTGCGATTGACTATTGAATATTTCAAACGTCACTGCCCAGCTATCCCCTTTGCACTCAAGTAG
- a CDS encoding putative DUF349 domain-containing protein (Evidence 3 : Putative function from multiple computational evidences): protein MIIKNLFKPRWQHSNPRVRRQALEELVGNHDVLTQVARHDPDPDLRILAIGHLVDLTILDLAAGTDIDPKVREHAVCRLWEIVTGTSAGGPSLTERLLWLEHTNDPALLVHIARHGVESNLRGIVLERITDDEVLAASAVADSDARIRALAANRIKDRTLMERVAKLSRNRDKGVHRIVQERLNIIIEEEERPRRQRQLREILCADAEALVRRGQWHDAATPLERLENRWATAPGEAAPDLAKRFTAAVAIVRHGLMEEEERQRKQARIEEAFVPIRTEKLSLCLAIENLAVDLVGRSQLGPEDATSARTLLRTVEEGWAQSGTLPASEESRLITRFQAANTQIHSRLGDLLRHVEQIAVRRTQCERAEQALKRRQTTEEATLKDWNREWQGLGTTGTTDDAEVIELTQRFQSAMHQLRERVRMTHERREQDHARAEATVIELEQALEQGILKVATPTLSVAQAAVGNLPAGPRTTALKVRVEKGAAEVHKLQEWQSWGNIRERDRLCTEAEALVGAEDPPEQLAARIRELREVWNRLGPTESEPTDQGSRFNTACEAAFEPCRVYFAEQAQRREVAAAAREALIARVEAFTTNADWTKMDWNAADNFLREVRDAWRSAGSVDRRALVRLQERFTTALDPLQQRVRREQRQNLKAKEDLVARAERTQGATDLRLATGEIKQIQSEWKALGQAPRRQEQALWRRLRTAADDVFARRHAQVVAQDEERNAARAAREALCEQVEALAQRSGPELAQARNELAALEQQWTTLSAAPREDAATLDNRLRKAVAAYHDAVTAFRRQQAWESVEAIMVRGTLCTEMETLSERDDDQEEAVAAVRNRWNELDQKVDSALVARFDRAYARACLPATQRQGHIAPEAREAAALETLCIRLEVLAGVESPPGSARARLSLQVNRLAEGLGQGQVQETNPEQRRTQLLELLRTWCATGPIPAELRAGMETRLARVLAVFKESVNYR from the coding sequence ATGATCATCAAAAACCTCTTCAAGCCCCGCTGGCAACACAGCAACCCCCGGGTCCGACGCCAAGCCCTGGAAGAGTTGGTTGGCAATCACGACGTGCTGACCCAGGTAGCACGCCACGACCCCGATCCAGATCTCCGGATCCTGGCCATTGGACACCTCGTCGATCTCACCATCCTTGACCTTGCCGCCGGTACCGACATCGATCCGAAAGTTCGGGAGCACGCTGTTTGCCGTCTGTGGGAGATAGTTACCGGCACCAGTGCGGGAGGACCCTCGCTGACGGAGCGCCTCCTCTGGCTCGAACATACCAACGACCCAGCACTACTGGTCCATATCGCCCGCCACGGTGTGGAGTCAAATCTACGTGGCATCGTTCTTGAGCGCATAACCGATGATGAGGTACTCGCTGCATCCGCCGTCGCTGATTCCGATGCTCGGATTCGGGCACTAGCTGCCAATCGCATTAAGGATCGCACGCTCATGGAGCGAGTCGCCAAACTCTCCCGCAACCGCGACAAAGGGGTTCACCGTATCGTCCAAGAGCGCTTGAACATCATCATCGAGGAAGAGGAACGGCCACGCCGACAGCGACAACTCCGAGAGATCCTCTGTGCCGATGCCGAGGCGCTGGTGCGCCGTGGCCAGTGGCACGACGCTGCCACCCCCCTGGAACGCCTGGAAAACCGCTGGGCCACCGCTCCAGGAGAGGCAGCCCCCGATCTGGCAAAACGCTTTACAGCAGCGGTGGCCATCGTTCGCCATGGATTGATGGAGGAAGAGGAGCGCCAACGTAAACAGGCACGTATCGAAGAGGCATTTGTCCCGATACGTACTGAAAAATTGTCCCTCTGCCTAGCCATTGAAAATCTCGCGGTCGATCTGGTGGGCCGCAGCCAACTCGGTCCCGAAGATGCGACCTCGGCGCGCACCCTACTCCGCACCGTTGAAGAAGGCTGGGCACAAAGCGGCACCTTGCCAGCCTCCGAGGAATCGCGCCTCATAACCCGTTTTCAGGCAGCAAATACCCAGATTCATAGCCGTCTTGGTGACTTGTTACGCCATGTCGAACAGATCGCCGTGCGCCGCACCCAGTGTGAACGCGCCGAACAAGCCCTGAAGAGAAGACAGACTACGGAGGAAGCCACCCTCAAGGACTGGAACCGCGAGTGGCAGGGCCTGGGAACAACCGGCACCACCGACGATGCAGAGGTGATCGAGCTAACCCAACGTTTCCAATCGGCCATGCACCAGCTTCGCGAACGCGTACGGATGACACACGAACGCCGCGAGCAGGACCATGCCCGTGCCGAGGCAACGGTGATAGAACTGGAGCAAGCCCTAGAACAGGGAATACTGAAGGTTGCAACGCCAACGCTATCCGTAGCCCAAGCCGCCGTTGGCAACCTACCCGCTGGCCCGCGAACCACGGCGCTGAAGGTTCGCGTTGAAAAAGGAGCAGCCGAGGTCCATAAACTGCAGGAGTGGCAAAGCTGGGGTAATATCCGCGAGCGTGACCGGTTATGTACCGAGGCCGAGGCGTTGGTTGGCGCAGAAGACCCCCCCGAACAGTTGGCAGCCCGGATCCGGGAGCTTCGTGAGGTCTGGAACCGTCTCGGACCGACAGAATCCGAACCAACCGACCAGGGAAGTCGTTTCAACACCGCCTGCGAGGCCGCTTTCGAGCCATGCCGGGTCTATTTCGCGGAACAGGCCCAGCGACGCGAGGTAGCGGCAGCGGCGCGAGAGGCCCTAATCGCCCGTGTTGAGGCATTCACGACCAACGCCGATTGGACGAAGATGGACTGGAATGCCGCCGACAACTTTCTCAGAGAGGTGCGCGATGCCTGGCGCAGTGCAGGATCAGTAGATCGGCGTGCGTTGGTGCGCCTGCAGGAGCGGTTTACGACCGCGCTGGACCCACTACAACAACGGGTACGCCGCGAGCAACGACAAAACCTCAAGGCCAAAGAGGATCTGGTAGCCCGTGCTGAACGAACCCAAGGGGCTACCGATCTACGACTGGCGACCGGTGAGATCAAACAGATCCAAAGTGAATGGAAGGCCCTCGGTCAGGCGCCACGTCGACAGGAACAAGCGCTGTGGCGGCGGTTACGGACAGCGGCAGACGATGTCTTCGCCCGTCGTCACGCCCAAGTCGTAGCCCAAGATGAGGAACGCAACGCCGCCCGAGCGGCACGAGAGGCACTCTGTGAACAGGTGGAGGCCCTGGCACAGCGTAGCGGACCCGAGTTGGCGCAGGCCCGAAACGAACTTGCCGCCCTGGAACAACAATGGACGACGCTCTCCGCCGCTCCCCGTGAGGATGCTGCAACACTGGATAATCGGTTGCGAAAGGCAGTCGCGGCTTACCACGATGCAGTTACAGCTTTCCGCCGCCAACAGGCCTGGGAATCGGTTGAAGCAATAATGGTTCGAGGAACCTTGTGTACCGAGATGGAAACCCTGTCCGAGAGAGACGATGACCAGGAAGAAGCGGTGGCGGCGGTACGTAATCGCTGGAATGAACTGGATCAGAAGGTCGATTCAGCCCTAGTCGCACGCTTTGACCGGGCCTATGCCCGAGCCTGCCTCCCTGCAACGCAACGCCAGGGACACATCGCCCCCGAAGCGCGTGAAGCAGCGGCCCTGGAAACGCTCTGCATCCGTTTGGAAGTCCTCGCCGGGGTGGAATCTCCCCCAGGGTCGGCGCGGGCGCGTCTTTCACTTCAGGTCAATCGTCTTGCCGAAGGACTGGGCCAGGGCCAGGTTCAGGAGACCAATCCAGAACAGCGCCGTACCCAACTCCTGGAACTACTGCGGACGTGGTGCGCCACCGGCCCAATACCCGCAGAACTTCGCGCAGGCATGGAAACACGCCTCGCACGAGTATTGGCAGTGTTCAAGGAAAGCGTCAATTATCGTTAA
- the mltB gene encoding Membrane-bound lytic murein transglycosylase B encodes MTLILSWIPTLARAEVATMLPEVNDFIANMAARHGFQIATLRTIFGQVVLHPEIIEAITRPAEAKPWFEYRNIFLTAARIEGGIEFWQENQEALTVTEARYGVDPAIVVAIIGVETRYGAKTGTYRVIEALSTLAFQYPKRAPFFRDQLEEYLLLTRNEGMDPLLPKGSYAGAMGLPQFMPTSFRDFAVDLDGDGHRDLWNNPWDAIGSVANYLRRHEWQPHGPIAVPVNLKEGTNPTPLLGTDLKPNLRLNYLSSLGFQSTESIPGNPTAAPLRLEGKNSLEYWLCFQNFYAITRYNHSPLYAMAVYQLSQEIAAGMAQKK; translated from the coding sequence ATGACATTGATCCTGTCCTGGATCCCCACTTTGGCTCGCGCGGAGGTAGCCACTATGCTACCCGAGGTCAATGACTTCATCGCCAACATGGCAGCACGCCACGGTTTCCAAATTGCGACATTACGCACGATCTTTGGCCAAGTGGTACTGCACCCCGAGATCATTGAGGCCATCACCCGCCCCGCCGAGGCCAAGCCCTGGTTTGAATATCGCAACATTTTTCTTACAGCGGCACGAATCGAGGGTGGCATCGAATTCTGGCAGGAGAATCAGGAGGCCTTGACGGTTACCGAGGCGCGCTACGGGGTCGACCCGGCAATAGTGGTTGCCATTATCGGCGTAGAAACTCGTTATGGTGCCAAGACCGGTACCTATCGAGTCATTGAGGCCCTATCGACGTTGGCCTTCCAATATCCAAAACGTGCTCCTTTTTTCCGTGACCAATTGGAGGAGTATCTGCTTCTCACCCGCAATGAGGGTATGGATCCGCTATTACCGAAAGGTTCCTACGCCGGGGCGATGGGGCTCCCCCAATTTATGCCAACCAGTTTCCGAGACTTTGCTGTAGATTTAGATGGAGATGGTCACCGCGATCTGTGGAATAATCCCTGGGATGCAATCGGTAGTGTGGCCAATTATTTACGTCGCCATGAATGGCAGCCGCATGGGCCAATAGCAGTGCCGGTCAATCTTAAAGAAGGTACCAACCCCACCCCCCTGCTGGGGACAGATCTCAAACCAAATCTGCGTCTAAACTACCTGTCTTCGTTGGGATTCCAATCCACTGAATCTATTCCCGGCAATCCAACCGCAGCCCCGTTGCGCTTGGAAGGAAAGAACTCTCTCGAATATTGGTTATGCTTTCAGAATTTTTACGCCATTACCCGCTATAACCACAGCCCCCTCTACGCTATGGCGGTCTACCAGCTTTCACAGGAAATTGCAGCGGGGATGGCGCAGAAGAAATAA
- a CDS encoding Sigma-54-dependent Fis family transcriptional regulator: MYLLLDIWREVCRHIEIDEAISRTAPVLSRRFPVDLVMIRRFDPERSLIETVAASLCRPGTIPQQARTDCRPEDLERLSAWFRQGIVIHESVPKSASLLNILVPAEVTGSILAGPLVNEDGQVGILLMITRAPHHFLDEHVAIMQTLLEPFTVALENDRRFHELARLREAVEAENRALLSRLQRQEILESIVGADSGLRSVMGRVEQVAPTDAPVLILGETGSGKEVVARAIHSRSRRVGGPIVRVNCGAIPPELVDSELFGHERGSFTGAVSTRKGWFERADGGTLFLDEVAELPLAAQVRLLRILQDGSFERVGGQRTLTVDVRIVAATHRDMPAMVATGAFREDLWYRISVFPIRLPPLREHMEDLPALAAHFALRIGMRLGGSALAPTQDDIALLLGYQWPGNIRELATVIERAAILGDGRCLEIAGALGTNPRPTKHGPPLSHELSVFQARPSNSQDVAALDTAIVHHIEEVLTRTHGRIEGPYGAALLLGINPHTLRSRMRKLGIDWRRFRNRS, encoded by the coding sequence ATGTACTTGCTACTAGATATTTGGCGAGAGGTTTGCCGCCATATTGAGATCGACGAGGCGATATCCCGTACGGCCCCGGTGCTCAGTCGCCGTTTTCCCGTGGATTTAGTCATGATCCGTCGTTTCGATCCCGAGCGCTCACTGATTGAAACGGTTGCGGCGAGCCTCTGTCGACCGGGTACCATTCCACAACAGGCGCGCACCGATTGCCGCCCGGAAGATTTGGAGCGGTTGTCCGCCTGGTTTCGACAAGGGATTGTCATCCACGAATCTGTACCTAAATCGGCATCGTTGCTCAATATTCTGGTGCCAGCGGAGGTTACCGGGTCAATTCTGGCCGGCCCGCTCGTTAATGAAGATGGCCAGGTAGGTATTTTGCTTATGATTACGCGAGCGCCACATCATTTCTTGGACGAACACGTAGCCATCATGCAGACCTTGCTGGAGCCGTTCACGGTAGCACTGGAAAATGATCGACGCTTCCACGAGTTGGCTAGGCTTCGCGAGGCAGTGGAGGCAGAGAATCGCGCACTACTGTCACGGCTCCAACGGCAAGAGATCTTGGAGTCGATCGTCGGTGCTGACTCCGGATTAAGGTCAGTAATGGGACGAGTAGAGCAGGTGGCCCCCACCGATGCCCCCGTGCTAATCCTGGGGGAGACCGGTTCGGGTAAGGAAGTGGTTGCACGTGCTATTCACTCACGCTCCCGCCGGGTGGGAGGTCCGATTGTACGGGTCAACTGCGGTGCGATTCCCCCCGAGCTAGTGGACTCGGAACTCTTCGGTCACGAGCGGGGTAGCTTTACCGGTGCGGTTAGCACCCGCAAGGGATGGTTCGAGAGGGCTGATGGGGGGACCTTGTTCCTGGACGAGGTGGCGGAACTTCCGCTAGCCGCGCAAGTACGTCTGCTACGAATCCTTCAGGACGGATCGTTTGAGCGAGTTGGTGGACAGCGCACCCTCACGGTAGATGTACGAATTGTCGCGGCTACCCATCGAGACATGCCCGCCATGGTGGCGACTGGCGCTTTTCGGGAGGATCTTTGGTATCGCATCAGCGTTTTCCCCATCCGCCTCCCCCCACTCCGGGAACACATGGAGGATCTGCCGGCACTGGCGGCTCACTTTGCGTTGCGGATTGGAATGCGTTTGGGAGGATCGGCCCTTGCTCCTACCCAAGATGATATTGCGCTGTTGCTGGGTTACCAATGGCCGGGAAATATCCGCGAGCTAGCGACAGTGATTGAGCGGGCCGCCATCCTTGGGGACGGTCGGTGTCTTGAAATCGCAGGAGCCTTGGGGACAAACCCGCGACCGACGAAACATGGGCCGCCCCTTTCCCACGAGTTATCCGTATTTCAGGCCCGACCTAGCAACAGTCAGGATGTTGCCGCCTTAGATACTGCTATCGTGCATCACATTGAGGAGGTTCTTACTCGAACTCACGGCCGGATCGAGGGACCCTACGGTGCTGCATTGCTTTTGGGAATTAACCCACACACCCTTCGTTCACGTATGCGCAAGTTGGGGATTGACTGGCGTCGTTTTCGCAATAGGTCTTAG
- a CDS encoding conserved hypothetical protein (Evidence 4 : Unknown function but conserved in other organisms) translates to MKKSYSHFTIADIERLGMNVRRDHLFALVNEILPSDWLLQTLEINQQVPVDSEKAKSELLITPLLNEVRLKNPQRFTYFSGYPFNVDPERGLKGFCDFILSRRYDAAFISAPLVAIVEAKHNQDLPDASPQCIAEMYAAQLFNEKHGENIRTIYGAVTNGYEWLFLRLENQQVTLDINRYHLRQLGVLLGVWQIIIDSFANSE, encoded by the coding sequence ATGAAAAAGTCTTATTCACATTTCACCATTGCCGACATTGAAAGACTGGGGATGAATGTTCGCCGTGACCATTTATTTGCCTTGGTAAATGAAATCTTACCATCGGATTGGTTATTGCAAACCCTGGAAATTAATCAACAAGTGCCCGTTGACTCTGAAAAGGCAAAATCTGAACTATTGATTACCCCGCTATTGAACGAAGTACGCCTAAAAAATCCGCAACGGTTTACTTATTTTTCTGGCTATCCATTCAATGTTGACCCAGAACGAGGACTAAAGGGATTTTGCGATTTCATTCTCTCCAGAAGATATGACGCGGCCTTCATTAGTGCTCCTTTAGTAGCAATTGTCGAGGCAAAGCACAATCAAGATCTGCCCGATGCCTCACCGCAGTGTATTGCCGAGATGTATGCGGCCCAACTTTTTAATGAAAAGCATGGGGAAAACATTCGTACTATCTATGGCGCAGTGACTAATGGCTATGAATGGCTATTTTTACGTTTAGAAAATCAACAAGTCACCTTGGATATCAATCGCTATCACCTACGGCAGCTTGGCGTGCTGTTAGGGGTTTGGCAGATAATCATCGATAGCTTTGCCAATTCAGAATAA
- a CDS encoding hypothetical protein (Evidence 5 : Unknown function), producing the protein MVSVHSLRNASLERGGTIAPDKLERCFPDHNPVSLNEED; encoded by the coding sequence GTGGTGAGCGTTCATTCCCTGCGTAATGCCTCATTAGAAAGGGGGGGAACGATTGCACCTGACAAGTTGGAACGTTGTTTCCCTGATCACAATCCGGTGAGTCTCAATGAAGAAGATTAA
- the sbpA gene encoding Sulfate-binding protein, whose amino-acid sequence MKKINRIIMMFVLSGLGLLTLLDSFAKDPELKEPDGVVTRTITLGAYTTPREAYGKTIIPLFKKYWREKSGQEVVFEESYLGSGAQSRAIIGGFEADVAALSLEADVDAITKTGLITHDWKSGPNKGMVTRSIVVIATRQGNPKGIKDWDDLRQPGVEVLTPNVRTSGGAMWNICAMYGAALRGGTSAPQGDVKAAEALLSDVLKNVIVMDKGARESITNYEKGIGDVAITYENEVLVGRKAGQTYEYSVPKSTILIENPIALIDASVNKHGNREVVEEFIAFVQSPEAQRAFTRYGLRPVDEMVGKEVVDQFPRVHALFTINDLGGWPKVNQTLFGAQGAYERLYSQLGAGH is encoded by the coding sequence ATGAAGAAGATTAATCGAATCATCATGATGTTCGTTCTTTCTGGGCTTGGACTGTTGACACTTCTAGACAGTTTTGCAAAAGACCCTGAGTTAAAAGAGCCAGATGGGGTGGTGACACGCACCATCACCCTTGGTGCCTATACAACACCTCGAGAGGCCTACGGCAAAACTATCATCCCGCTGTTTAAAAAATACTGGAGAGAGAAGAGCGGCCAGGAGGTAGTCTTCGAGGAGTCATACCTGGGTAGCGGCGCACAATCACGCGCCATCATTGGCGGCTTCGAGGCAGATGTGGCAGCTCTTTCCCTCGAAGCAGACGTAGACGCCATTACTAAGACCGGTCTCATCACCCATGATTGGAAGTCTGGCCCCAATAAGGGCATGGTAACCCGCTCAATCGTGGTCATTGCGACTCGTCAGGGCAATCCCAAGGGCATCAAGGACTGGGACGACCTGCGTCAGCCAGGGGTCGAGGTCCTAACTCCTAACGTGCGAACCAGCGGCGGCGCGATGTGGAATATCTGCGCCATGTACGGTGCAGCCCTCCGGGGTGGTACCTCCGCGCCTCAAGGTGATGTGAAGGCAGCGGAGGCCCTCCTTAGTGATGTACTCAAAAATGTGATCGTCATGGATAAAGGTGCTCGCGAATCCATTACCAACTACGAAAAAGGCATTGGCGATGTTGCCATCACCTACGAAAACGAGGTGCTAGTAGGCCGAAAAGCTGGTCAGACCTACGAATATTCCGTACCAAAATCCACCATCCTGATCGAAAACCCTATCGCACTAATTGATGCCTCCGTAAACAAGCACGGAAATCGTGAAGTAGTAGAGGAATTCATCGCCTTCGTACAGTCCCCAGAGGCACAACGAGCATTCACCCGCTATGGACTGCGACCAGTGGACGAAATGGTGGGTAAGGAAGTGGTAGACCAGTTTCCACGGGTACATGCCTTGTTCACTATCAACGATTTGGGCGGTTGGCCCAAGGTCAATCAAACGCTCTTCGGCGCACAAGGAGCCTACGAACGGCTCTACAGCCAACTTGGGGCGGGGCATTGA
- the cysT gene encoding Sulfate transport system permease protein CysT encodes MNGTSVAVEPGRGGLMIRGWVIAYVAMLIVIPLLALIVRGLTGGPSQLWAAITTPVALNALILTLWTAGAISIINAVMGTATAWVLVRYQFPGRTILSALVDLPFAIPTLVTGVMLVILFGPQSLMGKWLAGHGMKVAFASPSILLALMFISLPFVVRAVEPVLMEQDPAEEEAARTLGAGPLTTFVRVLLPPIVPAILSGTIQSFARALGEFGSIVVVSGNIPYRTLTSPVYLFGEIESGRSDIAAAVSILLLVIALGLNFAERGIRRLMGMNRA; translated from the coding sequence ATGAATGGAACAAGCGTTGCCGTTGAACCCGGTCGTGGTGGTTTGATGATTCGAGGCTGGGTAATCGCCTATGTCGCGATGCTGATCGTGATCCCGCTGCTGGCGTTGATAGTGCGTGGCCTGACAGGAGGGCCATCCCAACTGTGGGCGGCGATTACGACACCGGTAGCGCTGAATGCCCTGATTCTGACCTTGTGGACGGCGGGGGCAATCTCAATCATCAATGCGGTCATGGGGACGGCAACGGCCTGGGTGTTGGTGCGGTACCAATTTCCAGGTCGCACGATCCTCTCCGCGTTGGTGGACCTGCCTTTTGCGATCCCCACCCTGGTGACCGGCGTAATGCTGGTTATCTTGTTTGGTCCTCAGTCCTTGATGGGTAAATGGCTCGCCGGGCATGGAATGAAGGTGGCATTTGCCTCGCCGAGTATCCTCCTGGCATTGATGTTCATCTCGCTCCCGTTTGTGGTGCGCGCAGTGGAACCAGTGCTCATGGAGCAGGACCCAGCGGAGGAAGAGGCCGCACGGACTCTGGGGGCTGGGCCGCTGACTACCTTCGTGAGGGTTCTATTGCCACCGATTGTGCCCGCGATCCTGTCTGGGACCATTCAATCTTTTGCGCGCGCGTTGGGAGAATTCGGGTCGATTGTTGTGGTCTCAGGAAACATCCCCTACCGAACCCTTACCTCGCCGGTATACCTGTTTGGCGAGATCGAGAGTGGACGCTCGGATATCGCCGCAGCAGTGTCGATCTTGTTGCTGGTCATCGCGTTGGGATTGAACTTCGCGGAGCGGGGCATCCGGCGATTGATGGGGATGAACCGTGCGTAG
- the cysW gene encoding sulfate/thiosulfate ABC transporter inner membrane subunit CysW, translating to MRRHNQTANRFTTGQWALLAAVIFYMGVILLLPLGAIIVRALSGGVQPLIDAFHDVDALHGLKLSVILAAIALIANGVLGVGGALVLVRHRFLGRRFLDTLIDLPLAVSPVMTGLAFLLIFGRGGWFEPLLDSMGWKVTFAFPGLILATLFVTFPFTLREVGYVLEELGTSEEEAAVTLGASPWNTFRLVTLPNIRYGLGYGIILTVARALGEFGAVLVLGGAISGKTETATTFIYNALEERQEAAAYSMALVLAVASILLLIGLEWMKHQRSKEL from the coding sequence GTGCGTAGACACAACCAAACGGCCAACCGATTCACCACCGGACAATGGGCGCTATTGGCGGCGGTGATCTTCTACATGGGCGTTATCTTGCTTCTCCCCTTGGGGGCGATCATTGTCCGCGCCCTCTCGGGTGGGGTGCAGCCGTTGATCGATGCGTTCCACGATGTCGATGCGCTTCACGGCCTCAAACTCTCGGTAATCTTGGCGGCGATTGCTCTTATCGCCAATGGGGTCCTTGGGGTTGGTGGCGCTTTGGTGTTGGTTCGTCACCGATTCTTGGGGCGGCGTTTCTTGGACACCCTGATCGACCTTCCCCTGGCTGTCTCTCCGGTAATGACTGGGCTTGCCTTTCTGCTCATCTTCGGGCGTGGTGGCTGGTTTGAGCCACTTCTCGACAGCATGGGATGGAAGGTGACTTTTGCTTTTCCGGGATTGATCCTAGCGACGCTATTCGTGACCTTCCCCTTTACTCTTCGAGAGGTTGGTTATGTTCTTGAAGAATTAGGCACCTCCGAAGAGGAGGCGGCCGTGACTTTAGGGGCTTCCCCTTGGAATACCTTTCGATTGGTCACCCTCCCCAATATTCGCTACGGACTTGGTTACGGGATTATTCTTACCGTGGCCCGTGCCCTCGGTGAGTTTGGCGCAGTACTGGTATTGGGTGGGGCTATCTCAGGAAAAACAGAAACGGCTACCACGTTTATCTACAACGCATTGGAAGAACGGCAGGAAGCGGCTGCCTACAGCATGGCCCTGGTCCTGGCGGTTGCCAGTATTCTCCTGCTGATTGGCCTTGAGTGGATGAAACATCAACGTAGCAAGGAGTTATGA